CAGCAGCCCCGCCCCCGCCGCCCGCAAGGCGGTGGAGGCGATCCTCCCCCTGACCACGGCGCAGCAGGGAATGCTCTTCGAGAGCATTTTGGCCGGGGACCGGGGCGTGCACATCGAGCAGCTCGTGTGCTGCATCGAGGGGGAGCTGGATCGCGAGCTCTTCGCCCAGGCCTGGCAGGGCACCCTGGACCGCAACGCCGCCTTGCGCACCTGTTTCGTGTGGAAGGACCAGGACCGGCCGCATCAGGTGATGTTGCGCAGCGTGTCCTTGCCGATCCGCTTCGAGGATTGGCGGGATCTGGGCGAGGCGGACCAGCGGCGCCGGCTGGAGGAGCTCGCCGCGGACAGCCGCCGCACTCCCTTCGCTCTCAACAAGCCGCCGCTGATGCGCCTGGCCCTGCTGCGCACCGGAGACCGGCGCCACCACTTGGTGTGGGACCATCATCACTTGTTGATGGACGGTTGGTGCCAGCCGCTGCTGTTGGAGGAGCTCTTCACCCGCTACCGGGCCCTGGCGGCGGGGCGGGAGGTGCAGCTGCCGCCGGCGCGGCCGTATCGCGACTATTTCACCTGGTTGCGGCAGGCGCAGGACGACGAGAGCTTGGATCGGCGGTGGCGGAAGCGTCTGCACGGCTTCTCCCGGCCCAACCGCATCGGTCGTCCCGCCCCGCAGATGACCAGCCCGCCGGAGCCGCTCTACGGCGACGTCTCCGTCGAGCTGTCCCGGGAGGAGAGCGACGCCCTGCGCGCCAACGCCCGGACCCTGGGGCAGACCCCGGCGATTCTGGTGCAGGCGGCCTGGGGTCTGCTCTGCGGCCGCTACTCCGGCGCCATGGACGTGGTCGCCGGGGTCACGGTGTCCGGCCGGCCGGTGGAGCTGGAAGGCATCGAGCGCACCGTCGGTCTGTTCATCAACACCCTGCCGCTGCGCATGACCTGGACGGCCTCGACGCGCCTGAGGGAGCTCTTGGACGGCCTGCGGGAGACCAATCTGTCCATGCGCCAGCTGGAGCA
This DNA window, taken from Acidobacteriota bacterium, encodes the following:
- a CDS encoding condensation domain-containing protein gives rise to the protein MAEQTLDRSSPAPAARKAVEAILPLTTAQQGMLFESILAGDRGVHIEQLVCCIEGELDRELFAQAWQGTLDRNAALRTCFVWKDQDRPHQVMLRSVSLPIRFEDWRDLGEADQRRRLEELAADSRRTPFALNKPPLMRLALLRTGDRRHHLVWDHHHLLMDGWCQPLLLEELFTRYRALAAGREVQLPPARPYRDYFTWLRQAQDDESLDRRWRKRLHGFSRPNRIGRPAPQMTSPPEPLYGDVSVELSREESDALRANARTLGQTPAILVQAAWGLLCGRYSGAMDVVAGVTVSGRPVELEGIERTVGLFINTLPLRMTWTASTRLRELLDGLRETNLSMRQLEHTPGAVLRRASEVPWSQPLFESLLVYENYPVSRDLAQRREAELTVGGFEHHGARTHHALTLLINPGEGLGLHLVYDRSRYRDDAGETILRHLRQLLGALAAAGPETAVAELGEVLAAEQIPQVHAPPRRRRGQGSAVPPRSSLEERILSVWQRVLGFEDLGVEDDFFELGGHSLLAAELVDALRRELRLDIPLRLLFAAPTVGQLAREVERLRRTGEDDLLVRPAVVPEPQSADEPFPLTEVQQAYWVGRSSGVELGNVATHSYTEIEIPGLDLQRLADAWNQLIRRHGMLRAVVRPDGLQQIAAEVPEYEVATEDLRDWPAERQQE